The following coding sequences lie in one Pontibacter sp. G13 genomic window:
- a CDS encoding carboxylesterase family protein, which translates to MIRSSRAGGKSPVRKTKVQVPSGVLQGYDWGAGVRFAAIPYAEAPVGPLRFAPPQSPKPWKGVRDATQFGPIQPQMPSRFSGFLGLDRQRQSEDSLFLNIFTPQPDHAKRPVMVWIHGGRFASGSGSFHLFDGQHLAEVGDMVVVTLNYRLGVRGSLRLDGHASTERNGLNDLVQALRWIRANIEQFGGNAEDVCIAGQGAGAIAAVSLMAYPSAEGLFSKAILQSGSFYHLKGVKYAESISNRFMELAKAQSLEELNKKDICHLLHAQSELLAQCDDFDEPFQPTGDGVHLPINLWDAARGGKLAKVPILIGCNHHDYRPFLHTIDPAKLPHSSVALRELLDQRIAPGAGEEIFYQYRKGSCPEIYGKVLQDLRFEVPAHELAGALSRHQPVYMYRFDWVSPVKDLEMGAGHFVDLPFSFGNLHSPSTPYLLGDNPPQQMADMMSRAWAQFVRSGNPNHEGLPDWPTYHLRKRATQILDLKPHVVDDPARSHRLFWADVLPWGQMFH; encoded by the coding sequence ATGATCCGTTCCAGCCGAGCCGGAGGCAAATCACCTGTCCGCAAAACCAAAGTCCAAGTCCCCAGCGGAGTCCTGCAAGGATACGATTGGGGAGCAGGCGTCAGATTCGCAGCTATTCCCTATGCCGAAGCACCTGTGGGACCATTGAGATTTGCGCCCCCGCAATCTCCCAAACCTTGGAAGGGGGTGAGAGATGCCACACAATTCGGCCCCATACAGCCACAAATGCCGAGTAGGTTCTCGGGGTTTTTGGGACTGGATCGGCAGCGACAATCCGAGGACTCACTATTTCTCAACATTTTCACCCCACAACCCGACCATGCCAAGCGACCTGTGATGGTATGGATTCACGGGGGGAGATTTGCGAGTGGATCGGGATCTTTTCATTTGTTCGATGGACAGCATTTGGCGGAAGTTGGGGACATGGTGGTAGTCACGCTCAACTATCGGTTGGGGGTTCGGGGCTCGCTTCGACTAGATGGTCATGCCTCCACGGAGCGAAATGGATTGAATGACCTCGTGCAAGCATTGAGGTGGATTCGTGCCAATATCGAGCAATTTGGCGGCAACGCGGAGGATGTTTGTATCGCAGGACAAGGAGCTGGAGCGATTGCAGCAGTTTCGCTTATGGCCTACCCTTCCGCTGAAGGACTTTTCTCCAAAGCCATTTTGCAGAGCGGATCATTCTATCATTTGAAGGGAGTCAAGTATGCCGAATCCATCTCCAATCGGTTCATGGAATTGGCAAAGGCCCAATCGCTGGAGGAATTGAACAAAAAAGACATCTGCCATCTGCTTCACGCCCAATCCGAATTACTTGCCCAATGCGATGATTTTGACGAACCCTTCCAGCCCACGGGGGATGGAGTTCACCTCCCGATCAATCTTTGGGACGCAGCCCGTGGCGGAAAACTGGCCAAAGTCCCTATTCTCATTGGGTGTAATCATCATGACTATCGCCCCTTCCTCCACACCATCGACCCGGCCAAATTGCCGCATTCGTCCGTTGCACTTAGAGAGTTGCTCGACCAGCGAATCGCCCCGGGTGCAGGAGAAGAGATTTTCTATCAATACCGCAAGGGAAGTTGCCCAGAGATATACGGCAAGGTCCTACAAGATCTGAGATTCGAAGTACCTGCTCACGAATTGGCAGGCGCATTGAGTCGTCATCAGCCTGTGTACATGTACCGCTTCGATTGGGTGTCGCCCGTGAAGGATCTGGAAATGGGCGCCGGACATTTTGTAGATCTGCCGTTTTCCTTCGGCAATCTACACTCGCCCTCCACGCCCTATCTCCTCGGAGACAATCCTCCTCAGCAAATGGCCGATATGATGTCTCGTGCCTGGGCGCAATTTGTCCGTTCGGGAAATCCGAATCACGAGGGACTCCCCGACTGGCCTACCTACCACCTCCGCAAGCGAGCTACTCAGATTCTGGACCTCAAACCACATGTGGTGGATGACCCCGCTAGGTCTCATCGATTGTTTTGGGCGGATGTACTACCGTGGGGCCAGATGTTCCATTGA
- the rlmN gene encoding 23S rRNA (adenine(2503)-C(2))-methyltransferase RlmN: MKQRIPNIRSFTLEELQVKLAEFGEPKFRAKQIYEWLWKRGAGSFDEMTNVGKGLREKLAEHFTIGKAEIEAGQRSGDGTIKYMFRLAGGQLVEGVLIPTPKRMTACVSSQAGCSLSCKFCATGFLDLKHNLHHYEIYDQVYMLNQRAMEEFGKPLSNIVYMGMGEPLLNYRNVMGSIDMVTSEAGMGMSPKRITVSTAGVAKMIKKLADDGARFEFALSLHAGNDDKRSQVMPINDSNSLEALKDALIYFYEKTHTRITLEYCIFKDVNDSIEDAKELVAFSRIVPSKINVIEYNPVPESGFQNTTNRRMDAFIQYLEQAGVIVNVRRSRGKDVDGGCGQLALKNWDETPSSIGTS, from the coding sequence ATGAAGCAAAGAATTCCCAACATACGGTCCTTCACTTTGGAGGAATTGCAGGTGAAACTCGCGGAGTTTGGCGAACCCAAGTTCCGGGCCAAACAGATCTATGAATGGCTCTGGAAGAGGGGGGCGGGCTCTTTTGACGAAATGACCAATGTCGGCAAAGGGCTCCGAGAAAAACTCGCCGAGCACTTCACCATCGGCAAGGCAGAGATTGAGGCTGGACAGCGAAGCGGAGATGGGACGATCAAGTATATGTTCCGATTGGCGGGAGGTCAGTTGGTCGAGGGGGTGTTGATTCCTACGCCCAAGCGGATGACAGCCTGTGTATCCTCTCAAGCTGGATGCTCTCTCTCCTGCAAATTTTGCGCTACGGGGTTCTTGGATCTCAAGCACAATCTCCACCATTACGAGATATATGATCAGGTCTACATGCTCAATCAGCGTGCGATGGAGGAATTTGGCAAGCCGCTTTCCAATATTGTCTACATGGGCATGGGCGAACCGCTCCTGAACTACCGGAATGTGATGGGATCGATCGATATGGTGACCTCCGAAGCGGGAATGGGAATGTCTCCCAAGCGAATCACGGTTTCTACTGCGGGCGTGGCCAAAATGATCAAGAAGTTGGCCGATGATGGCGCGCGCTTCGAATTTGCCCTTTCGCTTCATGCGGGCAATGACGACAAGCGTAGCCAAGTCATGCCGATCAATGACAGCAATTCACTCGAAGCCTTGAAGGATGCGTTGATCTATTTCTACGAAAAGACACATACCCGCATTACGCTGGAGTACTGTATTTTCAAGGATGTCAATGACTCCATCGAAGATGCCAAGGAGTTGGTAGCCTTTTCGCGGATTGTGCCCTCCAAGATCAATGTTATTGAATACAATCCCGTTCCTGAGTCTGGATTCCAGAACACCACCAATCGCAGGATGGATGCGTTTATCCAATACCTCGAACAGGCGGGCGTCATCGTGAACGTGCGTCGGAGCCGAGGCAAGGACGTGGATGGTGGCTGTGGCCAATTGGCGTTGAAGAACTGGGATGAGACGCCTTCCTCCATTGGCACGTCCTAA
- a CDS encoding CoA pyrophosphatase: protein MIEFSQLVLDLKHRLTSPLPGLDAQMIMAPEIRGRDVEVPADARLCSVMVLLYPHEDAVKVAFMKRSEDGRVHSGQVCFPGGRRDPVDTDQIATALREADEELGIKPDEIEVLGEMTELYIPPSNSLVYPVLSVSDTRPAFAIDPIEVAQVIEVDLEELLDDSIKGMHTVDVFGGNFIEAPGYTVQSQHLIWGGTSMMIAELVEIIRQIRVLG, encoded by the coding sequence ATGATAGAATTTTCACAACTGGTTCTAGACTTAAAGCACCGTCTCACCTCTCCTTTGCCCGGTCTGGATGCCCAAATGATCATGGCACCCGAGATTCGCGGCAGAGACGTGGAGGTTCCAGCTGATGCGCGCTTGTGTTCGGTGATGGTACTCCTCTATCCACATGAGGATGCTGTCAAGGTGGCTTTCATGAAGCGTTCCGAAGACGGGCGGGTTCACAGCGGACAAGTCTGTTTTCCCGGCGGGCGTAGAGATCCCGTCGATACTGACCAGATTGCGACCGCACTTCGGGAAGCCGACGAAGAATTGGGGATCAAGCCCGATGAAATCGAGGTGTTGGGAGAGATGACTGAGCTGTACATCCCCCCGAGCAATTCGCTGGTTTATCCTGTTTTGTCTGTTTCGGATACCCGTCCAGCATTTGCGATTGATCCCATAGAAGTCGCTCAGGTTATCGAGGTGGATCTTGAAGAGTTGCTGGATGATTCCATCAAGGGTATGCACACGGTCGATGTGTTTGGCGGGAATTTCATCGAAGCTCCGGGCTACACGGTACAATCTCAGCATTTGATTTGGGGAGGTACTTCCATGATGATTGCCGAATTGGTGGAAATCATTCGCCAGATCCGCGTATTGGGCTAA
- a CDS encoding CoA pyrophosphatase produces MTIPAFINSLATQLSQPLPGLSAQVEMASMRRGGSWDVRDDHRKSGVLALLYPHLEELQMVFMKRTEDGRVHSGQVSFPGGKMEPSDSDSTFTALREAHEELGILPDSVKVLGQLTELYIPPSNFMVYPTVGFSAQRPDFLPEPGEVAEIIEVPVRHLLNPDTRQEVKVKVAQGMKVQAPAFVVNDHIIWGATSMMLNELLTIIRRLDQ; encoded by the coding sequence ATGACGATTCCAGCATTTATCAATTCCTTGGCGACTCAACTCAGCCAGCCCTTGCCGGGCCTTTCAGCGCAAGTGGAAATGGCATCTATGCGTAGAGGTGGATCTTGGGATGTGCGTGATGATCATCGCAAAAGCGGTGTGTTGGCGTTGTTGTATCCGCACTTGGAGGAACTACAGATGGTATTCATGAAGCGGACCGAGGATGGCCGAGTCCACAGTGGACAGGTCAGTTTTCCGGGAGGGAAAATGGAGCCTAGCGATTCAGATTCCACTTTCACGGCCTTACGCGAAGCGCATGAGGAATTGGGTATTTTGCCGGATTCGGTCAAGGTGTTGGGCCAATTGACCGAATTGTACATTCCCCCTTCGAATTTCATGGTGTACCCCACGGTGGGATTTTCTGCCCAAAGGCCGGATTTTCTGCCTGAACCCGGGGAGGTCGCGGAGATCATCGAGGTTCCCGTTCGCCATTTGCTGAATCCCGACACCCGTCAGGAAGTCAAGGTCAAGGTGGCTCAGGGGATGAAGGTGCAGGCGCCAGCTTTTGTGGTCAATGACCATATCATCTGGGGAGCTACCTCCATGATGTTGAACGAGCTCCTGACCATTATTCGCAGACTCGATCAATAG
- a CDS encoding polysaccharide deacetylase family protein, which produces MFSQVYQDYTWRHHTDELVLYLTFDDGPIPDISDWVTEQLALFNAKGTFFWIGENVRKHAKLAHQILDEGHLVGNHTETHKNGWKTETKTYLKDFLQGQQTIAEYTGFQTKLFRPPYAKVRKSQARQILKSHEIVMMDIVAGDFDTTLEGAYCAEQVIKHAKPGSIVVFHDSVKAWDRLKVALPIVLKHFSEKGYKFRKLPEPEFYY; this is translated from the coding sequence TTGTTTAGTCAAGTGTACCAAGATTACACTTGGAGGCATCATACAGACGAGCTTGTGCTGTATCTGACCTTTGATGATGGACCCATACCCGACATTTCAGATTGGGTGACAGAGCAACTCGCACTGTTCAATGCCAAGGGGACATTCTTTTGGATTGGTGAAAATGTCCGGAAGCACGCCAAACTCGCACATCAGATTTTGGATGAAGGGCATCTGGTGGGCAATCATACCGAAACCCACAAAAACGGCTGGAAAACCGAGACCAAAACCTATCTGAAGGATTTTCTCCAAGGGCAACAGACCATCGCGGAGTACACGGGTTTTCAGACCAAATTATTCCGCCCTCCCTATGCCAAGGTCCGCAAATCCCAAGCTCGGCAAATCCTGAAGTCCCATGAAATCGTGATGATGGATATCGTGGCGGGCGATTTTGATACTACGCTTGAGGGAGCATACTGTGCAGAGCAAGTCATCAAGCATGCCAAGCCGGGGTCTATTGTCGTCTTTCACGACTCCGTCAAAGCGTGGGATCGGTTGAAAGTCGCACTCCCCATCGTCCTGAAGCATTTTTCAGAAAAAGGCTACAAGTTCAGGAAACTGCCCGAACCGGAATTTTACTATTGA
- a CDS encoding hydroxymethylglutaryl-CoA lyase has protein sequence MRPSHIQIVECPRDAMQGITPFIPTQLKAQYLNQLLKVGFHTLDFGSFVSPKAIPQLADTAEVLDLLDTDASDTQLLAIVANKRGAETAVQYPQIKYLGYPFSISETFQQRNTKKSIAESLDLVKAMQALCLANGKELVVYISMAFGNPYGDPWSPEIAERWVDEMVKIGVQTIAMADTIGVADPSVISPLFETLIPRFPNAEIGAHFHSHPDTRQEKLEAAWEAGCRRFDVAMKGFGGCPFAEDELVGNISTESLLEFCAHHTLDPRLNNSALQAAMELSQQVFA, from the coding sequence ATGCGACCTTCTCACATTCAAATCGTTGAATGTCCGCGAGATGCCATGCAAGGCATTACGCCATTCATTCCGACCCAACTCAAGGCTCAGTACCTCAATCAGCTCCTGAAAGTAGGATTCCATACCTTGGACTTCGGTTCCTTTGTGTCCCCCAAGGCAATTCCTCAACTGGCTGATACGGCCGAAGTCCTTGACCTGCTGGACACTGATGCTTCCGACACCCAGTTATTGGCTATTGTCGCCAACAAACGAGGTGCTGAAACAGCCGTCCAATACCCCCAAATCAAATATTTGGGATACCCATTTTCAATCTCCGAAACCTTCCAGCAACGCAATACCAAGAAGTCCATTGCCGAGTCATTGGATCTTGTGAAGGCGATGCAAGCGCTTTGTCTGGCCAATGGCAAAGAGCTGGTGGTGTACATTTCTATGGCTTTTGGCAATCCCTATGGAGACCCTTGGAGTCCCGAGATTGCCGAACGATGGGTAGATGAAATGGTGAAGATTGGCGTCCAGACCATCGCAATGGCCGATACGATTGGCGTGGCTGATCCTTCCGTGATCTCTCCGCTGTTCGAGACGCTCATTCCACGATTTCCGAATGCTGAGATTGGCGCTCATTTCCACAGTCATCCAGATACCCGTCAGGAAAAACTGGAGGCAGCGTGGGAAGCTGGCTGTAGAAGATTTGATGTGGCGATGAAGGGATTTGGTGGCTGCCCGTTCGCAGAGGACGAACTTGTGGGTAATATTTCCACCGAAAGCTTGCTGGAGTTTTGCGCTCATCATACCTTGGACCCAAGGTTAAACAATTCTGCCCTACAGGCAGCAATGGAGTTGTCTCAACAAGTGTTTGCCTGA
- the proB gene encoding glutamate 5-kinase has product MKKPILILKIGTASITKSDGSLDEPAMVEIARQVALLHRQYRLVLVSSGAVGTGKKYLNSFQGSITDRKAAAAIGNPILMGKYSQFFSPYGIAVAQSLCERQHFSSRRQFLQLRETFHTLWDHGIIPIANENDVVSNLELKFSDNDELATLIAVGFGADQLLLGTSVPGVYDQAGQLVDRIPRFNSEVMGWARKETSSGGLGGMISKLTFAKLATKMGTEVVIFGAKSPNGIIDAAAGRTGTICEPQPAELSARKKWLASGCLVAGQLILDEGAKKAMEARKSLLAVGVKTVQGEFSAGEVVELLCEDGRSFALARVKINARNMQTALGTQDVEVAHADEIVLLD; this is encoded by the coding sequence ATGAAAAAACCGATTCTCATACTCAAAATCGGGACTGCATCGATCACCAAATCCGATGGAAGTCTCGATGAGCCAGCCATGGTGGAAATCGCCCGGCAAGTGGCTCTCCTTCACCGCCAATATCGGTTAGTGCTGGTTTCCTCTGGAGCAGTAGGCACAGGGAAAAAATACCTGAACTCGTTCCAAGGAAGCATCACAGACCGGAAAGCAGCGGCTGCCATCGGCAATCCGATCCTCATGGGCAAATACAGCCAGTTCTTTAGTCCGTATGGAATAGCGGTTGCCCAAAGTCTCTGCGAGCGTCAGCACTTTTCCAGTAGACGTCAATTCCTCCAGCTTCGAGAGACCTTCCATACCTTGTGGGATCATGGGATTATCCCCATTGCCAATGAAAACGATGTCGTGAGCAATCTGGAACTCAAATTCTCAGACAACGACGAATTGGCCACCTTGATCGCTGTGGGATTTGGGGCCGATCAATTGCTGTTGGGGACTTCAGTTCCCGGAGTGTATGATCAAGCTGGGCAATTGGTGGATCGCATTCCCCGATTCAATAGCGAGGTCATGGGCTGGGCACGTAAGGAGACTTCTTCTGGAGGTTTGGGGGGAATGATCTCCAAGCTCACGTTTGCGAAATTGGCCACGAAAATGGGAACTGAAGTGGTCATCTTCGGGGCCAAATCCCCCAATGGAATCATCGATGCAGCAGCTGGACGTACAGGCACGATTTGCGAACCTCAGCCAGCAGAACTATCTGCGAGAAAAAAATGGTTGGCGAGTGGCTGTCTGGTAGCTGGCCAATTGATCCTAGATGAAGGAGCCAAAAAAGCGATGGAAGCTCGGAAAAGCCTGCTCGCTGTAGGCGTGAAAACCGTACAAGGAGAGTTCTCTGCGGGAGAGGTGGTAGAGCTTCTTTGTGAAGATGGAAGGTCCTTTGCACTTGCACGCGTGAAAATCAATGCCCGCAACATGCAAACTGCCTTGGGAACCCAAGACGTGGAAGTGGCCCACGCCGATGAAATCGTCCTGCTGGATTGA
- a CDS encoding glutamate-5-semialdehyde dehydrogenase, whose translation MQIIHSLLAETKAAAPEIQTLTNSQRQSLLREMADSLLAETAQILAANRLDLNRMADDNPKKDRLLLTPDRLASMAEGLRQVADLPDPVGAKLLERTLDNGLELQKVSTPLGVVGVIYEARPNVTIDVAGLCLRAGNGVVLRGGSDAEYSNLALVKMIHETLKQMGLPASAVQLLPIDRKYVQPFLEAEEYVDILIPRGSQQLIDFVRTHAKVPTIETGAGVCHTYVHAAADLDKARDIVVNAKTSRPSVCNALDTILVDAEIAESFLPMIRSGLAGYQVDIHADSEAYEILKAGEYPFLQQAEESDFGREYLGFACSVKLVQGLDSALKHIRQYSSKHSEAIVSEDQEVCEAFLQKVDAAAVYANASTRFTDGGVFGLGAEIGISTQKLHARGPFALEKLVTEKWVVRGNGQVR comes from the coding sequence ATGCAAATTATTCACTCCTTGCTGGCAGAAACCAAAGCTGCCGCACCGGAGATTCAAACGCTTACCAATTCCCAGCGACAATCGCTTCTGCGGGAAATGGCAGACTCCTTATTGGCTGAAACTGCCCAGATTTTGGCAGCCAATCGTCTAGACCTGAATCGGATGGCTGATGATAACCCCAAAAAGGATCGGTTGCTCCTCACGCCCGACCGACTCGCATCCATGGCAGAAGGATTGCGACAAGTCGCAGATTTGCCAGATCCTGTCGGAGCTAAATTGCTGGAACGTACCTTGGACAATGGATTGGAATTGCAGAAGGTCAGCACACCGCTAGGGGTCGTAGGGGTGATCTACGAAGCCCGACCCAATGTCACCATTGACGTGGCGGGATTGTGTCTTCGTGCTGGAAATGGGGTAGTGCTGCGTGGAGGCTCGGATGCTGAATACTCCAATCTCGCTTTGGTCAAAATGATTCACGAGACGCTCAAGCAAATGGGACTGCCAGCGTCTGCCGTGCAATTGCTGCCGATCGACCGAAAATATGTTCAGCCATTTTTGGAGGCGGAAGAATATGTCGACATCCTCATTCCGAGGGGTTCGCAGCAGCTCATTGATTTCGTCCGGACACACGCGAAAGTGCCCACCATTGAAACTGGTGCCGGAGTTTGCCACACCTATGTACATGCTGCCGCCGATCTCGACAAGGCTCGCGACATTGTGGTCAATGCCAAAACTTCTCGGCCGTCCGTTTGTAATGCATTGGACACGATTTTGGTGGATGCCGAAATTGCGGAATCATTTTTGCCCATGATCCGTTCCGGACTTGCAGGCTATCAGGTTGACATTCATGCTGACTCAGAGGCTTACGAGATCTTAAAAGCAGGGGAATACCCATTTTTGCAGCAAGCAGAGGAATCGGATTTCGGAAGGGAATATTTGGGGTTCGCTTGTTCTGTCAAGTTGGTTCAGGGCTTGGATTCTGCGCTAAAACATATTCGTCAGTATTCCTCCAAACACTCCGAAGCCATTGTCTCGGAAGATCAAGAGGTCTGTGAAGCCTTTCTCCAAAAAGTCGATGCTGCGGCAGTCTATGCCAATGCTAGCACGAGATTCACAGACGGCGGTGTATTCGGACTAGGTGCTGAGATTGGGATTTCAACCCAAAAGCTGCATGCGCGGGGACCATTTGCCCTCGAAAAGCTGGTAACGGAAAAGTGGGTGGTTCGTGGAAATGGCCAAGTCCGATAA
- a CDS encoding NADH-quinone oxidoreductase subunit M: MFTETLLIIMVFLPLVGAAIIGALSYGNRKWSKRIGLFTSLATFAISIVVYLQYLGIVNAGEGYSDGYVMYFDFDWLTQSALDINFTFAVDGISIYLILLTTLIFPLAIYFSWGSVDRHPRAYYSLLLLLQVGVLGFFVSLDMILFYVFFEMVLIPMYFLIGIWGGKNRVYASMKFFLYTLVGSLLMLVSILYLGTHVNFEALAQLPEFANKTGIENLYFTSDYRLLLANANLPAELQTMTIPVQHLLFWGFAISFAVKVPLFPLHTWLPDAHVQAPTAGSVILAGVLLKMGAYGLIRFCLPLFPISSLYFAPVMCILAVVGVVYGAMAAMVQTDIKKLVAYSSVSHLGFIVLGIFAFTQESMDGAVIQMVNHGVTTGALFLLVGMIYDRRHTRQISDFQGIAEVMPRFTVLFLITVMASIGLPGLNGFVGEFTILVGSFSSPVISVAFPIIAATGVIIAAVYLLWMFRRVMYGKLDKEENRKLVDLNRREMWVMAPLIALMFIMGVYPQPVFRQIEPASEIVVNAVMDHYDPEIKNTAEVAPEPLPTSPEDLAIEDGAAEATNSTESATATVSEELQTESPE, translated from the coding sequence ATGTTTACAGAAACTCTTCTGATCATCATGGTGTTCCTGCCTTTGGTGGGAGCTGCAATCATTGGAGCGCTCAGCTATGGAAACCGTAAATGGTCCAAGCGTATCGGGCTCTTCACTTCACTCGCGACCTTTGCAATTAGCATTGTGGTCTACCTCCAATATTTGGGCATTGTCAACGCAGGAGAAGGATACTCCGATGGCTATGTCATGTACTTCGACTTCGATTGGCTCACCCAAAGTGCCCTCGATATCAACTTCACTTTTGCTGTAGATGGGATCTCGATTTATCTGATCCTCCTTACGACCCTCATTTTTCCACTTGCGATTTATTTCAGCTGGGGATCGGTAGATCGGCATCCCCGTGCTTACTACTCTTTGCTCCTCCTATTGCAAGTGGGAGTATTGGGATTCTTCGTCTCTCTGGACATGATCCTTTTCTACGTGTTCTTTGAGATGGTATTGATTCCGATGTATTTCCTGATCGGGATCTGGGGAGGAAAGAATCGGGTGTACGCTTCGATGAAATTCTTTTTGTACACATTGGTGGGTTCCCTGCTGATGTTGGTGTCCATCCTATATTTGGGTACCCATGTGAATTTCGAGGCGTTGGCACAGCTGCCGGAATTCGCCAACAAGACCGGAATCGAGAATCTCTACTTTACCTCCGACTATCGATTATTGCTCGCCAATGCCAATTTGCCTGCCGAGCTCCAGACGATGACCATTCCGGTCCAGCATCTCCTTTTCTGGGGATTTGCGATCAGCTTTGCGGTCAAGGTTCCCCTATTTCCGCTGCATACTTGGTTGCCTGATGCCCACGTTCAGGCACCTACGGCAGGTTCAGTGATCCTTGCAGGTGTTTTGCTCAAAATGGGTGCTTACGGATTGATCCGTTTCTGCCTGCCATTGTTCCCCATATCATCGCTGTATTTTGCCCCTGTCATGTGTATTCTCGCAGTAGTTGGGGTGGTCTATGGTGCGATGGCTGCAATGGTGCAGACGGATATCAAGAAATTGGTGGCCTATTCATCGGTCTCTCACTTGGGCTTCATTGTTTTGGGAATCTTCGCATTCACCCAAGAATCCATGGATGGAGCAGTGATCCAAATGGTGAACCACGGGGTCACAACTGGGGCTTTGTTCCTCTTGGTGGGAATGATCTATGACCGCCGCCACACGCGCCAGATCAGCGACTTTCAGGGAATTGCCGAAGTCATGCCTCGATTTACCGTGCTATTTCTGATCACGGTGATGGCCTCTATCGGCTTGCCGGGATTGAATGGGTTTGTGGGAGAGTTCACCATTTTGGTGGGATCATTCTCTTCTCCCGTGATTTCTGTAGCCTTCCCGATCATTGCCGCTACTGGGGTTATCATTGCTGCAGTGTACCTGCTGTGGATGTTCCGTCGTGTGATGTATGGAAAACTCGATAAAGAAGAAAACCGCAAATTGGTGGATCTCAACCGTCGGGAAATGTGGGTGATGGCCCCATTGATCGCCTTGATGTTTATCATGGGCGTTTATCCGCAACCAGTATTCCGCCAAATTGAGCCTGCTTCAGAAATTGTCGTCAACGCGGTTATGGATCACTACGATCCAGAAATCAAGAATACCGCAGAAGTGGCACCCGAACCGCTCCCAACCAGTCCTGAGGATTTGGCGATCGAAGATGGTGCTGCTGAGGCTACAAATTCAACCGAGTCGGCGACTGCTACGGTGTCGGAAGAATTACAAACCGAGTCGCCAGAATAA